A genomic region of Equus caballus isolate H_3958 breed thoroughbred chromosome 1, TB-T2T, whole genome shotgun sequence contains the following coding sequences:
- the TPM1 gene encoding tropomyosin alpha-1 chain isoform X24: protein MAGSSSLEAVRRKIRSLQEQADAAEERAGSLQRELDYERKLRETAEADVASLNRRIQLVEEELDRAQERLATALQKLEEAEKAADESERGMKVIESRAQKDEEKMEIQEIQLKEAKHIAEDADRKYEEVARKLVIIESDLERAEERAELSEGKCAELEEELKTVTNNLKSLEAQAEKYSQKEDKYEEEIKVLSDKLKEAETRAEFAERSVTKLEKSIDDLEDQLYQQLEQNRRLTNQLKLALNED from the exons ATGGCGGGGAGCAGCTCGCTGGAGGCGGTGCGGAGGAAGATCCGGAGCCTGCAGGAGCAGGCGGACGCCGCGGAGGAGCGCGCGGGCAGCCTGCAGCGCGAGCTGGACTACGAGAGGAAGCTAAGGGAGACC GCTGAAGCCGATGTGGCCTCTCTGAACAGACGCATCCAGCTGGTTGAGGAAGAGCTGGATCGTGCCCAGGAGCGTCTGGCCACAGCCCTGCAGAAGCTGGAGGAAGCCGAGAAGGCAGCAGATGAGAGCGAGAG AGGCATGAAAGTTATTGAGAGCCGAGCCCAAAAGgatgaagagaaaatggaaattcagGAGATCCAACTGAAAGAGGCCAAGCACATTGCTGAAGATGCCGACCGCAAGTATGAAGAG GTGGCCCGTAAGCTGGTCATCATTGAGAGTGACTTGGAACGTGCAGAGGAACGGGCTGAGCTCTCAGAAGG CAAATGTGCCGAGCTTGAAGAAGAATTGAAAACTGTGACGAACAACTTGAAGTCACTGGAGGCTCAGGCTGAGAAG TACTCACAGAAGGAAGACAAATATGAGGAAGAGATCAAGGTCCTTTCTGACAAGCTGAAGGAG GCTGAGACTCGGGCTGAATTTGCAGAGAGGTCAGTAACTAAATTGGAGAAAAGCATTGATGACTTAGAAG
- the TPM1 gene encoding tropomyosin alpha-1 chain isoform X23, producing MAGSSSLEAVRRKIRSLQEQADAAEERAGSLQRELDYERKLRETAEADVASLNRRIQLVEEELDRAQERLATALQKLEEAEKAADESERGMKVIESRAQKDEEKMEIQEIQLKEAKHIAEDADRKYEEVARKLVIIESDLERAEERAELSEGQVRQLEEQLRIMDQTLKALMAAEDKYSQKEDKYEEEIKVLSDKLKEAETRAEFAERSVTKLEKSIDDLEDQLYQQLEQNRRLTNQLKLALNED from the exons ATGGCGGGGAGCAGCTCGCTGGAGGCGGTGCGGAGGAAGATCCGGAGCCTGCAGGAGCAGGCGGACGCCGCGGAGGAGCGCGCGGGCAGCCTGCAGCGCGAGCTGGACTACGAGAGGAAGCTAAGGGAGACC GCTGAAGCCGATGTGGCCTCTCTGAACAGACGCATCCAGCTGGTTGAGGAAGAGCTGGATCGTGCCCAGGAGCGTCTGGCCACAGCCCTGCAGAAGCTGGAGGAAGCCGAGAAGGCAGCAGATGAGAGCGAGAG AGGCATGAAAGTTATTGAGAGCCGAGCCCAAAAGgatgaagagaaaatggaaattcagGAGATCCAACTGAAAGAGGCCAAGCACATTGCTGAAGATGCCGACCGCAAGTATGAAGAG GTGGCCCGTAAGCTGGTCATCATTGAGAGTGACTTGGAACGTGCAGAGGAACGGGCTGAGCTCTCAGAAGG CCAAGTTCGACAGCTGGAAGAACAATTAAGAATAATGGATCAGACCTTGAAAGCATTAATGGCTGCAGAGGATAAG TACTCACAGAAGGAAGACAAATATGAGGAAGAGATCAAGGTCCTTTCTGACAAGCTGAAGGAG GCTGAGACTCGGGCTGAATTTGCAGAGAGGTCAGTAACTAAATTGGAGAAAAGCATTGATGACTTAGAAG